A portion of the Phacochoerus africanus isolate WHEZ1 chromosome 5, ROS_Pafr_v1, whole genome shotgun sequence genome contains these proteins:
- the CLDN4 gene encoding claudin-4 — translation MASMGLQVMGIALAVLGWLGAILSCALPMWRVTAFIGSNIVTSQTIWEGLWMNCVVQSTGQMQCKVYDSLLALPQDLQAARALIVICIILAVLGVLLSVVGGKCTNCVDDESAKAKTMIVAGVVFLLAGLLVMVPVSWTAHNVIRDFYNPLVASGQKREMGASLYIGWAASGLLMLGGALLCCNCPPRTDKPYSAKYSAARSAPASNYV, via the coding sequence ATGGCTTCCATGGGGCTGCAGGTGATGGGTATCGCCCTGGCCGTTCTGGGCTGGCTGGGGGCCATCCTGAGCTGCGCGCTGCCCATGTGGCGCGTCACGGCCTTCATCGGCAGCAACATCGTCACGTCGCAGACCATCTGGGAGGGCCTGTGGATGAACTGCGTGGTGCAGAGCACGGGCCAGATGCAGTGCAAGGTGTACGACTCGCTGCTGGCGCTGCCGCAGGACCTGCAGGCGGCCCGCGCCCTCATCGTCATCTGTATCATCCTGGCCGTGCTAGGTGTGCTGCTGTCGGTGGTGGGCGGCAAGTGCACCAACTGCGTGGATGATGAGAGCGCCAAGGCCAAGACCATGATCGTGGCCGGTGTGGTGTTCCTGCTGGCCGGCCTGCTGGTGATGGTGCCCGTGTCCTGGACCGCCCACAATGTCATCCGCGACTTCTACAACCCCCTGGTGGCCTCGGGCCAGAAGCGGGAGATGGGTGCCTCGCTCTACATCggctgggctgcctctggcctgCTGATGCTCGGTGGTGCCCTGCTTTGCTGCAACTGCCCACCCCGTACCGACAAGCCCTACTCAGCCAAGTACTCTGCCGCCCGCTCCGCCCCCGCCAGCAACTACGTGTAA